A section of the Paenibacillus odorifer genome encodes:
- a CDS encoding glycoside hydrolase family 2 TIM barrel-domain containing protein, translating to MRAKFVYQPPANGYPEWNNNPETFELNRLDAHASMIPYRSLSQALTNDKETSPFYQTLNGLWKFAFSETPDQRIVDFYKADFDCSTWDTIPVPSHWQFQGYDYPQYTNLRYPWAESEPELKAPFAPTKYNPVGSYLRTFTVPESWNGQPVYLSFQGVESAFYVWVNGELVGYCEDTFTPSEFDITPYLVAGDNKLAVEVYRWCDASWLEDQDFWRLSGIFREVYLYSAPSVHIADYFVHTDLDENFVHADLNVDIKVENYFNEQSPYTLQMQLYNKEGQPVWETPISTTGSFEQEGVQQLKLSAPVEQPFKWSAETPYLYTLVLSINDDNGHTQETVSCKVGFRKFEIRDGLMKINGKRIVLKGVNRHEFSCDTGRALAKEDMLRDIQLMKTHNINAVRTSHYPNQSVWYELCDEYGLYVIDETNLETHGTWAYSQEGLNDGNVPGSKPEWRANVIDRCNSMMQRDKNHPSVIIWSLGNESFGGDNFIAMHDYLRETDPSRPVHYEGIFHCRESEAASDIESTMYIKPQDVEKYALNNPKKPYILCEYSHAMGNSCGGLHLYCDLFDKYDIVQGAFIWDWVDQAIRTHTSEGIEYLAYGGDFGESPHDGNFSGNGLLFADRTVTPKLFEVKKCYQNIKVTTENILEGLFQIRNSFLFTNLKEYDLKWEVRLDGVTAQEGLLKISCAPGESTSCKVPYELDSLRGNHEAVLNLSFIQPSATIWAEANHEIAWEQFILSPRFVTNTSKRTTETLRVSELENVLNVQGDNFELSFSTTTGALNSYRSSGKERLLEPVRPNFWRAVTDNDCGNKLPQRCAVWKQASHKQHLISFTFRTEGSLCLVSASYLLATSPDSTLRVQYVIRADGTLEITQELSPGSSVLPEIPEFGMMFVLDGSLDTLSWYGRGPHENYWDRQTGAPLGRYTGKVSEQFTPYLKPQECGNKTDVRFASITESKDGSGLYFESATPIEINALPWKPEELEAHDHVYKLPVSNKSVLRVNYKQMGVGGDDSWGAPTHEEFTLPANRPYIFRFTVSLL from the coding sequence ATGCGAGCAAAGTTTGTCTACCAGCCACCTGCTAACGGTTATCCGGAATGGAATAACAACCCAGAGACTTTTGAATTGAATCGATTGGATGCACATGCCTCCATGATCCCTTACCGTAGTTTATCCCAAGCGCTAACTAACGATAAAGAAACCTCACCTTTCTACCAAACCCTCAATGGGCTTTGGAAATTCGCTTTTTCCGAAACACCGGATCAACGAATTGTGGATTTCTATAAAGCAGATTTTGATTGCAGTACTTGGGATACAATTCCTGTACCGTCCCACTGGCAGTTCCAAGGTTACGACTATCCACAATATACAAATCTCCGGTATCCTTGGGCGGAATCCGAGCCAGAGCTTAAAGCCCCCTTTGCCCCAACAAAATATAATCCAGTAGGCTCTTATCTACGAACCTTTACTGTACCTGAGTCTTGGAATGGTCAACCGGTGTACCTAAGCTTTCAGGGAGTTGAATCCGCTTTCTACGTCTGGGTAAACGGTGAACTTGTCGGGTACTGTGAAGATACATTTACTCCATCAGAGTTCGATATCACCCCATATTTAGTTGCAGGGGACAACAAACTAGCTGTCGAGGTTTATCGTTGGTGTGATGCCAGCTGGCTAGAGGATCAGGATTTCTGGCGCCTTAGCGGTATTTTTCGGGAAGTCTATCTTTATTCGGCGCCTTCCGTTCATATTGCTGATTACTTCGTCCACACCGACCTGGATGAAAACTTCGTACATGCGGATTTAAATGTAGATATCAAGGTGGAAAATTACTTTAACGAGCAAAGCCCATATACACTGCAAATGCAGCTTTACAATAAAGAGGGCCAGCCTGTTTGGGAGACTCCTATCTCCACTACTGGTTCCTTTGAGCAAGAAGGCGTCCAGCAACTCAAGCTTTCTGCCCCGGTTGAGCAGCCATTTAAATGGAGTGCTGAAACCCCTTATCTTTATACCTTAGTCCTGTCTATAAATGACGACAACGGGCATACACAAGAAACGGTCAGCTGTAAGGTTGGATTCCGCAAGTTTGAGATTAGAGACGGACTTATGAAGATCAACGGCAAAAGAATCGTGCTTAAGGGCGTCAATCGCCACGAGTTCTCTTGTGACACAGGTCGTGCTTTAGCCAAAGAAGATATGCTGCGCGACATCCAATTAATGAAAACACATAATATTAATGCCGTTCGAACCTCCCATTACCCGAATCAGTCTGTCTGGTACGAGTTATGTGATGAATACGGATTATATGTAATTGACGAAACCAATCTGGAAACGCACGGCACTTGGGCATACAGCCAAGAAGGATTGAATGACGGGAATGTTCCTGGAAGCAAACCGGAATGGCGGGCCAATGTCATTGACCGCTGCAACTCCATGATGCAAAGGGACAAAAACCACCCTTCAGTCATCATATGGTCTCTCGGCAATGAATCTTTCGGAGGCGACAATTTTATCGCTATGCACGACTACCTGAGAGAAACCGATCCTTCGCGGCCGGTTCATTATGAGGGAATCTTTCACTGTAGAGAATCGGAAGCAGCAAGTGACATAGAATCTACTATGTACATTAAACCGCAGGATGTTGAAAAATATGCGCTTAATAATCCGAAGAAGCCTTATATCCTCTGCGAATACAGTCATGCCATGGGCAATTCATGCGGTGGGCTGCACTTATACTGTGACTTGTTCGACAAATATGACATTGTTCAAGGTGCATTCATTTGGGATTGGGTAGATCAAGCCATTCGGACCCACACCTCCGAGGGAATTGAATATCTCGCTTATGGCGGGGACTTTGGTGAATCGCCTCATGACGGCAATTTTAGTGGCAACGGATTGCTTTTTGCTGATCGTACGGTTACTCCTAAGCTCTTTGAGGTCAAAAAATGTTATCAGAATATTAAAGTAACGACTGAAAATATCCTAGAAGGACTCTTCCAGATTCGCAATTCCTTCTTATTTACCAACTTAAAGGAATACGATCTCAAATGGGAAGTTCGTTTAGACGGAGTAACTGCGCAAGAAGGCTTACTGAAGATCTCATGTGCACCAGGTGAGAGCACTTCATGCAAAGTTCCTTACGAGCTGGATTCACTGCGTGGCAATCATGAGGCAGTTCTGAATCTTTCCTTTATTCAGCCTTCAGCAACTATATGGGCAGAAGCCAATCACGAAATCGCTTGGGAACAGTTCATTCTGTCACCTCGTTTCGTAACCAATACCTCAAAGAGAACCACAGAAACACTGCGTGTCAGCGAGCTTGAGAATGTTTTGAACGTACAAGGTGATAATTTCGAACTGAGCTTTAGTACCACTACGGGTGCTCTGAACTCTTATCGTTCCTCAGGCAAAGAACGTCTGCTTGAGCCTGTAAGACCTAACTTCTGGAGAGCAGTCACAGATAATGATTGCGGTAATAAATTGCCACAGCGGTGTGCAGTATGGAAGCAGGCATCGCATAAACAACACTTAATCAGCTTTACATTTAGAACCGAAGGCTCTCTCTGTCTCGTCTCTGCCAGCTACCTTCTGGCTACAAGTCCGGACTCCACGCTTCGGGTTCAGTATGTGATTCGCGCTGACGGGACTTTAGAGATCACGCAAGAACTGAGTCCGGGCAGCAGCGTTCTGCCAGAAATCCCTGAGTTCGGAATGATGTTCGTTCTAGATGGAAGTCTTGATACCCTATCATGGTACGGCCGCGGGCCTCATGAGAATTATTGGGATAGACAAACAGGGGCACCACTCGGACGTTATACAGGCAAGGTCAGTGAACAATTCACGCCTTATCTCAAACCTCAGGAGTGCGGCAACAAGACAGATGTCAGATTTGCTTCAATTACAGAGAGCAAGGATGGATCAGGGCTCTATTTTGAAAGTGCAACGCCTATAGAGATTAATGCCCTGCCTTGGAAACCTGAGGAATTGGAAGCCCATGATCACGTCTATAAATTGCCAGTCTCGAACAAAAGCGTACTAAGAGTTAACTACAAGCAAATGGGTGTTGGCGGTGACGACAGCTGGGGCGCACCAACCCACGAAGAGTTCACTCTGCCGGCTAATCGCCCGTACATCTTCCGTTTCACTGTCTCACTGCTCTAA
- a CDS encoding AraC family transcriptional regulator, giving the protein MESKIIFCQTEDVSMLPLYATTLGFWEHQPETIRPAGFPDYQIHQIHEGKGELIIHESRYLVGPGDVFFLFPDIPHSYAPISGKEWKVSWVSFNGREVGQMLLYAGIRESGPARLKEDQWLNPLKQILMLPDSNELETNLARSKHLYALLLDLKRKLVSPLNEAHELERIKPVLRYIESNLHRTLPLKELAEIISVSPQYLCRLFQKTIHDRPVTYINKQRINLSKQLMFNGRDKKMYEIAQLVGFDNASYFCLVFKRLTGMSPEQFKQLHGLD; this is encoded by the coding sequence ATGGAGAGCAAAATTATTTTTTGCCAAACAGAAGATGTAAGCATGCTGCCGCTTTATGCTACAACCCTTGGATTTTGGGAGCATCAGCCAGAAACTATACGTCCTGCAGGCTTTCCAGACTATCAAATACATCAGATTCACGAAGGTAAGGGTGAGCTTATCATTCATGAGAGCCGATATCTCGTGGGTCCAGGGGATGTGTTCTTTTTGTTCCCGGATATTCCTCATTCGTATGCCCCTATCAGTGGGAAGGAGTGGAAGGTATCATGGGTCTCGTTCAATGGCAGAGAGGTTGGTCAAATGCTGCTCTATGCGGGCATCCGCGAGTCTGGTCCTGCTAGATTAAAAGAAGATCAATGGCTCAATCCTCTAAAGCAAATCCTTATGCTGCCAGATAGCAATGAGCTGGAAACCAATTTAGCACGATCAAAACATCTTTACGCATTGCTTCTGGATTTAAAAAGAAAGCTAGTATCGCCTCTGAATGAGGCACATGAATTGGAGCGAATCAAACCGGTGCTGCGTTATATAGAGAGCAATCTGCATAGGACGCTTCCTTTAAAGGAGCTGGCGGAGATTATTTCTGTATCGCCACAGTATTTATGCAGGCTTTTTCAAAAAACAATTCATGATCGACCTGTAACCTATATCAATAAGCAACGTATCAATTTGAGTAAACAGCTTATGTTTAATGGACGCGATAAAAAAATGTATGAAATTGCCCAGCTAGTGGGCTTTGATAATGCTAGTTACTTTTGTTTGGTGTTTAAAAGATTGACAGGGATGAGTCCTGAGCAATTTAAGCAGCTGCATGGTTTGGATTAG
- a CDS encoding AraC family transcriptional regulator, giving the protein MQRTTELFKSEVFFQNDLHLLVNRYSENFHAPFHAHEFIEYCYVAEGRGFHHLENEIFPVRKGMLFVIPVGAPHVFRPATSDTLGNRLIVYNCLFDMQMVEQLNIVLQEPSIREHLATLGSSSSSYFSVSDRDGSIERLMLNLYHEMSVSGMGSKTMLYTLLSQLIIAVYRQKYGEDDKSTMDMADFTQVIQYLEHNLSEKITLAELARISQWSSRHLQRMFHKHTGQSFGTYLKNLRMHKSCELLRTSGHKINTIAELVGYRDIDSFNAVFKKIVGQTPIAYRKLYRS; this is encoded by the coding sequence ATGCAACGAACCACCGAGTTGTTCAAAAGTGAAGTCTTTTTTCAAAACGATCTGCATCTGCTGGTTAACCGCTATTCTGAGAACTTCCATGCCCCTTTTCATGCACATGAATTTATTGAGTATTGCTATGTAGCTGAAGGAAGAGGTTTTCATCACCTTGAAAATGAGATCTTTCCCGTTAGAAAAGGAATGCTGTTCGTGATTCCTGTAGGTGCTCCCCATGTGTTCCGTCCAGCAACTTCTGATACTTTAGGGAATCGCCTGATCGTCTATAATTGCCTTTTTGATATGCAAATGGTGGAGCAATTAAATATCGTCCTTCAAGAGCCATCTATCCGGGAGCACCTAGCCACTCTTGGGAGTAGCAGCTCATCTTACTTTTCCGTCTCAGATCGAGATGGCTCTATCGAGCGCTTAATGCTGAATTTATATCATGAAATGTCGGTATCCGGTATGGGCTCCAAAACAATGCTTTACACCCTGCTGAGTCAATTAATCATAGCAGTGTACAGGCAAAAATACGGAGAAGATGACAAATCTACGATGGATATGGCAGACTTCACGCAAGTCATTCAATACCTAGAGCATAATCTGTCAGAGAAGATTACACTTGCCGAATTAGCCCGTATTTCACAGTGGAGCAGCAGGCATCTTCAGCGTATGTTCCACAAGCATACTGGCCAGTCCTTTGGGACCTACTTGAAGAATCTGCGAATGCATAAAAGCTGTGAATTGCTGCGTACTTCTGGACATAAAATTAATACGATTGCCGAGCTAGTTGGTTACCGTGACATCGACTCCTTTAACGCTGTATTCAAAAAAATAGTCGGCCAGACACCCATCGCGTACCGCAAGCTCTACAGATCATAA
- a CDS encoding family 78 glycoside hydrolase catalytic domain, whose translation MFAITKLRCEYKENPLGIDVIRPRISWQLVSDDRDCMQSAYQIQVAENMLFQGKLWDTEEVKSSQSIHVELEGLLLEARTRYYYRVRAWNQNATDSGWSEVAFFETGLLDAGNWQAEWISAPTASFSQDSEICPQLRTFVDVKGPVESARIYVTALGLYELQLNGSRVGDHYFTPGWTSYSKRLQYQTYDVTKLLHEGANALGALLGNGWYRGYLGWDNQKEIYGSKTSLLLELHIRYADGSNELISSDQNWQAAKSAIMMSEIYNGETYDARLELDITDPSSEGWHPVEIINYSKAIIVAQENVPVTQVETLKPIALLTTPQGDRVLDMGQNMVGWLKFNVKGQSGQAVELQHAEILDRDGNFYTENMRKAKQCIRYTLKGGEQETYEPHFTFQGFRYVKLSGFSADLQLEDFTGIVMHSNMERTGDFQCSDPLVNQLHHNILWGQKGNFLDVPTDCPQRDERLGWTGDAQMFVRTASYLMNTAPFFTKWLRDLKADQTPEGGIPFFIPELRAAPPGDGDTNHSSAAWGDAATICPWTIYEMYGDKRLLAEQYESMKQWISYIYAQGSNPYLWNTGFHFGDWLALDSKPDSYVGATDRDYVATAFYAYSVSLTLKAAIALEKSEDVDYYSELHAKIIKAFSDEFITPAGRLSVSTQTAQILALRFDLVEGVAKERAIQKLTELLAEAKDHLTTGFVGTPYLNPVLSEIGNNELAYKLLFQKDYPSWLYQVTKGATTIWEHWDGIKEDGSFWSADMNSFNHYAYGAIGEWLYRYVAGIGTDELEPGFKIVHIKPQPGPGLDYAEASLETMYGKVESAWRRSEDNGMVIHVTIPANTNGIVVLPGANQLGLLENGVPVKQSRGVHSISLVDNGVRLEIGSGSYQFTYSL comes from the coding sequence ATGTTCGCAATCACTAAGCTTCGTTGTGAGTACAAAGAAAATCCGCTAGGAATTGATGTGATCAGACCTAGAATCAGTTGGCAGTTAGTTTCAGATGACAGGGACTGCATGCAGTCTGCTTATCAAATTCAAGTGGCTGAGAATATGCTTTTTCAAGGCAAGCTATGGGATACAGAGGAAGTAAAGTCTTCTCAATCGATCCATGTTGAGCTTGAAGGTCTGCTGCTGGAAGCTCGCACGCGTTATTATTATCGGGTTCGGGCATGGAATCAGAATGCAACAGACTCGGGTTGGTCTGAGGTTGCATTTTTTGAAACCGGACTATTAGATGCAGGGAATTGGCAGGCGGAGTGGATCAGCGCTCCTACAGCCTCTTTTTCACAAGATTCTGAGATTTGCCCACAGCTTCGTACATTCGTGGATGTAAAAGGTCCAGTGGAAAGTGCAAGGATTTATGTTACTGCTTTGGGCTTGTATGAACTGCAGCTGAACGGAAGTCGGGTGGGAGATCATTATTTTACTCCAGGCTGGACCAGTTACAGTAAACGGCTGCAATATCAAACTTATGATGTCACAAAGCTTCTGCATGAAGGTGCGAATGCGTTAGGCGCACTGTTAGGCAATGGCTGGTACAGAGGGTATTTGGGCTGGGATAATCAAAAGGAGATTTATGGATCAAAGACTTCACTTCTGCTGGAGCTTCATATCCGGTACGCAGACGGTTCAAATGAGCTTATTAGCTCAGATCAGAATTGGCAGGCTGCAAAAAGCGCAATTATGATGTCTGAAATTTATAATGGTGAAACCTATGATGCTCGGCTGGAGCTGGATATCACCGATCCTTCATCAGAAGGTTGGCATCCAGTGGAGATTATTAACTATTCCAAAGCGATTATCGTTGCCCAGGAAAATGTGCCAGTGACACAAGTTGAAACCTTGAAGCCGATTGCACTGCTGACTACCCCGCAGGGAGATAGAGTGCTGGACATGGGCCAGAACATGGTAGGGTGGTTAAAATTTAATGTGAAAGGTCAATCTGGTCAGGCGGTAGAACTTCAGCATGCTGAAATATTAGACCGGGACGGAAATTTCTACACGGAGAATATGCGTAAAGCGAAACAGTGCATCCGCTATACTCTGAAAGGTGGAGAGCAAGAGACGTATGAACCACACTTCACTTTCCAAGGTTTTCGGTATGTGAAGCTTAGTGGGTTCTCAGCAGATCTTCAACTAGAGGATTTCACAGGAATTGTGATGCACTCCAATATGGAACGTACGGGTGATTTTCAGTGCTCAGATCCACTTGTGAATCAACTGCATCACAATATCCTGTGGGGGCAAAAAGGGAATTTCCTCGATGTGCCCACTGATTGTCCACAGCGTGATGAGCGGCTCGGCTGGACGGGGGATGCTCAGATGTTTGTCCGCACAGCCTCTTATTTGATGAATACGGCACCATTCTTTACGAAATGGCTGCGGGATTTGAAGGCAGACCAAACCCCTGAGGGCGGCATTCCGTTTTTTATTCCAGAGCTGAGAGCAGCTCCTCCTGGCGACGGAGATACTAACCATTCTTCTGCGGCCTGGGGAGATGCAGCTACGATCTGTCCATGGACAATCTATGAAATGTATGGCGACAAAAGGCTGCTTGCAGAGCAATACGAGAGCATGAAGCAATGGATTTCTTATATTTATGCACAGGGAAGCAATCCTTATCTATGGAATACTGGGTTTCATTTCGGCGATTGGCTAGCGCTTGATTCCAAGCCAGACAGCTATGTAGGGGCTACAGATCGGGATTATGTCGCCACCGCTTTTTATGCCTATTCTGTTTCTCTGACTTTGAAAGCGGCAATAGCCTTAGAAAAATCGGAGGACGTGGACTATTATAGTGAGCTGCACGCCAAAATTATAAAAGCATTCAGTGATGAGTTCATAACACCTGCGGGCAGGTTATCCGTCTCTACACAGACTGCACAGATATTAGCCTTACGTTTCGATCTTGTAGAAGGGGTCGCCAAAGAACGTGCAATTCAGAAGCTCACTGAGCTGCTTGCTGAAGCTAAGGATCATCTGACTACTGGATTCGTGGGCACACCTTATCTGAATCCTGTGCTCAGCGAGATTGGAAATAACGAACTCGCGTATAAGCTTCTTTTTCAAAAGGATTATCCATCCTGGCTGTATCAGGTGACGAAAGGTGCGACGACGATTTGGGAGCATTGGGATGGGATCAAGGAGGACGGCAGCTTCTGGAGTGCAGATATGAATTCTTTCAATCATTACGCCTATGGCGCAATAGGTGAATGGTTGTATCGTTACGTTGCAGGAATTGGAACAGATGAGTTGGAGCCTGGCTTCAAAATCGTTCATATCAAGCCACAGCCAGGCCCCGGTCTGGATTATGCAGAAGCTAGTCTTGAAACCATGTACGGAAAAGTGGAGTCAGCGTGGCGGCGATCAGAGGATAATGGAATGGTGATCCACGTTACGATTCCTGCCAATACCAACGGTATTGTCGTTCTGCCTGGAGCCAATCAACTAGGGTTATTAGAAAATGGAGTCCCTGTGAAGCAGTCCAGAGGCGTGCACAGCATCAGCTTGGTCGATAACGGAGTGAGACTCGAAATAGGTTCGGGCAGCTATCAATTTACGTATTCTTTATAA
- a CDS encoding alpha-L-arabinofuranosidase C-terminal domain-containing protein produces MKTEGKLTIHTQQRGAELGDLFGIFFEDLNHAADGGLYAELVQNRSFEFDPIDRADYHALMAWEPVERGDGKVNISVEDSKPLNDRNQHYVAIDIVAEGDGVGLMNLGFNSGIPVKEGENYNFSVYARRETSFDVPLTVNIESTDGTILGEVEIAVSSSEWNRYEAVITANSTDTSSRLVIVTKGSGKVYLDMVSLFPEKTFKNRPGGMREDISLLLADLKPKFMRFPGGCLVHDGSLDPDDRDSLYRWKNTIGDVAQRPARRNNWSYNQTLGLGYYEYFQFCEDIGAKPIPVLPGGYDPHHKRMVPLDELTPWIEDALDLIEFAKGDSSTKWGGIRAELGHPEPFGLEYVGIGNEEVGTPFFERYPYFHQAIKAKYPEIKVINSSGPFSAGQEYERGWTSAKENKSDLVDEHYYCTPEWFLANHHRYDDFKADEPKVFLGEYASWGNTYYNALVEAAFMTGLQNNAHAVGLACYAPMLCNVDYINWKPDLIWFNNHEVYGTANYYVQKLFMNHQGDHLLKMEADGFTATKESRKEAITGAVSFGVDASAARFSEITLVNNLTGEVKTYSDLSEEVSNLPDPAQNRTAKRTLELGETEWENYTLHFKATRTAGNKGFIFYFGKADDQNHLYWELGGWQNQDSIVASIINGRNSVLTHAMFTVETDVEYDLKLEVVGRHIRTFINGELVNETEDKLPVIEPLYYTASVEDLTGDIILKTVNVQENSVSAEVVLESLVKEALTIEVYEMSGYQLEDENNFENKQRVSPKQTSFKTEGSSYTYEFPKQSVTIFRIK; encoded by the coding sequence ATGAAGACAGAAGGAAAATTGACGATACATACGCAGCAGCGGGGGGCGGAGTTAGGCGATCTATTCGGTATTTTCTTCGAGGATTTGAATCATGCGGCCGATGGTGGGCTTTACGCTGAGCTAGTTCAGAACCGATCTTTTGAATTCGACCCGATTGACCGGGCAGATTATCATGCGCTGATGGCTTGGGAGCCTGTAGAACGTGGAGATGGAAAGGTGAATATCTCTGTAGAAGACAGCAAGCCCTTAAATGATCGTAACCAACATTATGTTGCCATCGATATTGTGGCTGAAGGTGACGGCGTTGGCCTGATGAATCTAGGCTTTAACAGTGGTATTCCGGTAAAAGAAGGCGAGAATTATAACTTCTCGGTGTATGCCCGCCGGGAGACAAGCTTTGATGTGCCGCTTACCGTAAACATCGAAAGCACAGACGGCACCATTCTTGGTGAAGTGGAAATAGCCGTTAGCAGCTCGGAATGGAACCGATATGAAGCCGTTATCACAGCTAATAGCACTGACACAAGCAGTCGTCTTGTAATCGTTACCAAAGGTAGCGGGAAGGTATATCTGGATATGGTTTCTCTGTTTCCTGAGAAGACCTTTAAGAATAGACCCGGAGGCATGCGTGAAGATATTTCGCTGCTGCTCGCTGATTTAAAACCTAAATTTATGCGGTTCCCAGGAGGATGTCTGGTGCATGACGGTTCCTTGGATCCAGATGACAGAGACTCCTTGTACAGATGGAAGAATACGATTGGGGATGTTGCACAAAGACCGGCAAGACGCAATAACTGGTCATATAATCAGACGCTTGGGTTAGGTTATTATGAATATTTTCAGTTCTGTGAGGATATTGGAGCTAAGCCGATCCCCGTTCTTCCGGGCGGCTATGACCCGCATCATAAACGGATGGTCCCGCTGGATGAATTAACGCCTTGGATTGAGGATGCTTTGGATTTAATTGAATTCGCCAAGGGGGATTCTTCCACGAAGTGGGGAGGCATTCGTGCAGAACTGGGTCACCCCGAGCCTTTTGGGCTGGAGTATGTCGGCATTGGGAACGAAGAGGTAGGTACACCCTTTTTCGAGAGATATCCTTACTTTCATCAAGCCATCAAAGCAAAATATCCGGAAATCAAGGTCATTAATTCTAGTGGCCCGTTCTCTGCCGGTCAGGAATATGAACGGGGCTGGACGTCGGCAAAAGAGAATAAGTCTGACCTCGTAGACGAGCATTATTACTGTACACCTGAATGGTTCCTGGCTAATCATCATCGTTATGATGACTTCAAAGCGGATGAGCCAAAGGTATTCCTCGGTGAATATGCTTCATGGGGCAATACCTATTACAATGCATTAGTAGAAGCAGCATTTATGACAGGTCTGCAAAATAATGCTCATGCCGTTGGCTTAGCTTGTTATGCTCCAATGCTCTGTAATGTGGATTATATCAACTGGAAGCCGGACCTGATCTGGTTCAATAATCATGAAGTGTACGGAACGGCAAACTATTATGTGCAAAAGCTATTCATGAACCATCAGGGAGATCATTTGCTGAAGATGGAAGCAGATGGCTTCACGGCAACGAAGGAAAGCAGAAAGGAAGCGATCACTGGAGCCGTCAGTTTCGGTGTGGATGCCTCTGCTGCTCGTTTCTCCGAGATCACATTAGTCAACAATCTTACGGGAGAAGTGAAGACGTATTCTGACTTATCAGAGGAGGTTTCAAATCTGCCTGACCCTGCTCAGAACAGAACGGCTAAACGGACACTAGAGCTTGGTGAGACAGAGTGGGAAAACTATACTTTGCATTTTAAGGCTACACGAACCGCAGGGAATAAAGGGTTTATCTTCTATTTTGGTAAAGCAGATGATCAGAATCATTTGTACTGGGAGCTTGGTGGCTGGCAGAATCAGGATTCGATTGTGGCCTCAATTATCAACGGAAGAAATTCTGTTCTGACGCATGCTATGTTTACTGTTGAAACAGACGTAGAATACGATCTTAAGCTAGAAGTAGTGGGCAGACATATCCGTACTTTTATTAACGGAGAACTGGTGAATGAGACAGAAGATAAACTTCCGGTCATTGAACCGCTGTATTACACGGCAAGTGTGGAAGATTTAACGGGGGATATTATCCTCAAGACAGTAAATGTACAAGAGAACAGTGTTTCTGCAGAGGTTGTACTGGAATCTTTGGTAAAAGAAGCACTGACCATCGAAGTCTATGAAATGTCGGGATACCAGCTTGAGGACGAAAATAACTTTGAGAATAAGCAGCGGGTCTCTCCGAAACAAACCAGCTTTAAGACAGAAGGAAGCAGCTATACTTATGAATTTCCGAAGCAATCCGTGACAATTTTCAGAATAAAATAA